A DNA window from Sulfitobacter sp. BSw21498 contains the following coding sequences:
- a CDS encoding type II secretion system F family protein has product MNFLTTLDTTLGPIGWIAVLGVLGLTMVGATLIMILRQPEDPLAKLKRSQSESSDAGKQQRLRQSDRNEQLQKFAKFLEPENMEELSAKALLLRQAGYGSRDAVRFFHFAQMALGIAGLVIGTVYVNFLGGGEGLSTNKMMIYTVGPGAIGYFLPRYWVTRRVEERKEEITRGFPDALDMMLVCVEAGQSLDQCIVRVAAELRASYPALAEEFEIVAQEMKAGKDKVSVLNAMGERCGVQDVSSFVTVLVQSAAFGTSIADALRVYAAEMRDKRVMRAEEAANKLPTKMTLATMMLTVPPLLIILVAPSVMNITKLGQ; this is encoded by the coding sequence GTGAATTTCCTGACCACACTCGACACCACACTTGGTCCCATCGGCTGGATCGCCGTTCTGGGCGTACTTGGCCTGACCATGGTCGGTGCCACGCTGATCATGATCCTGCGCCAGCCCGAAGATCCGCTGGCCAAGCTGAAACGCAGCCAATCCGAATCCTCCGACGCAGGCAAACAACAGCGCTTGCGCCAGTCAGACCGCAACGAACAGCTGCAAAAATTCGCCAAGTTCCTTGAACCCGAAAACATGGAAGAGCTCAGCGCCAAGGCGCTGCTACTCCGGCAGGCGGGCTATGGCTCGCGCGATGCAGTGCGATTCTTTCACTTTGCGCAGATGGCACTTGGTATTGCAGGCTTGGTGATCGGCACCGTTTACGTCAACTTTCTTGGCGGTGGCGAAGGCCTGAGCACCAATAAGATGATGATCTATACAGTCGGCCCCGGTGCGATCGGGTATTTCCTGCCCCGCTATTGGGTGACCCGCCGTGTCGAGGAACGCAAAGAGGAAATCACCCGTGGTTTCCCCGATGCGCTCGACATGATGCTGGTTTGCGTCGAGGCAGGGCAATCGCTGGACCAATGCATCGTCCGTGTCGCTGCCGAATTGCGCGCCTCTTATCCTGCGTTGGCCGAAGAATTCGAAATCGTCGCCCAAGAGATGAAGGCCGGCAAGGACAAGGTCAGCGTATTGAACGCCATGGGCGAACGCTGCGGTGTGCAAGACGTATCGTCCTTTGTCACGGTGCTGGTGCAATCGGCGGCCTTCGGGACATCCATCGCCGACGCCCTGCGGGTCTATGCCGCCGAGATGCGCGACAAACGTGTGATGCGTGCCGAAGAGGCCGCAAACAAGTTGCCAACCAAGATGACACTTGCCACAATGATGCTGACCGTTCCACCGCTGCTGATCATTCTGGTCGCACCATCGGTGATGAACATTACCAAACTAGGTCAGTAA
- a CDS encoding ligase-associated DNA damage response DEXH box helicase: MQTLPPKFTDWFATKGWTIHPHQQDMLDRADAPALLLIAPTGGGKTLSGFLPTLVDLAEGEHDGMHTLYISPLKALAADIKRNLTTPVTEMSLPIRIEDRTGDTSQTRKRRQRADPPHILLTTPESLALLTSYEDAPRMFKGLKRVVIDEIHALADSKRGDQLMLALARLQRLCPGLKRVGLSATVEDPAAIAHFMARHPDPCPILLADPGPAPDIQMLHTDAAPPWSGNGAAYAIPAVLEQVRQHKTTLIFHNTRAQAEIFFHNLWLANEDSLPIGIHHGSLDRQQRERVEAAMVRGDLRAIVCTGSLDLGIDWGDVDLVIQIGAPKNVKRLVQRIGRANHRYNAPSKALLVPANRFEVVECVAALDAVLAGELDGDPRGPGPRDVLCQHILITACAGPFDADALYAEVTSAGAYAGLTRAEFDACLDFCATGGYALRAYDRWQRLLYTDGKWHLRDPRSSQRIRMNIGTIQDTDTLKVRMKRNRGGKPLGEIEEGFAASLSAGDTFLIGGQIVKYEGLREMTVEVSRSAAKKPRVATFMGTKFATSTQLSARVQRMFTQDSWPGLPRHTAEWLALQRDVSQLPQPGRLLIESFPHDGRAQTVFYGFAGRNAQQTLGLLLTKRMEELGLNPLGFVATDYATLIWGLDPVDDPAPLVDATALHDGLDLWLAGNAVMKRTFRAAATIAGLIERNTPQARKSGRQATFSSDILYDTLLKYEPDHLLLDITREEALRGLVDFGRIEEMLHRIKGRIDHRSLDRVSPLSAPLFLEMGRVPVKGQAEERLLAEESARLMEASGLAQITPAPDNIPLKRR; encoded by the coding sequence ATGCAAACCCTGCCCCCCAAATTCACTGACTGGTTCGCCACCAAAGGCTGGACTATTCACCCGCACCAGCAGGATATGCTGGACCGCGCCGACGCCCCCGCGCTGCTGCTGATCGCCCCCACGGGCGGCGGCAAGACGCTGTCAGGCTTTCTGCCCACGTTGGTTGATTTGGCAGAGGGCGAGCATGACGGGATGCACACGCTTTATATCTCACCGCTCAAGGCACTGGCGGCGGATATCAAACGCAATCTCACCACCCCTGTGACCGAGATGAGCCTCCCCATCCGGATCGAGGACCGCACCGGCGACACCTCGCAGACCCGCAAACGGCGGCAACGCGCGGACCCGCCTCACATCTTGCTGACCACCCCCGAAAGCCTCGCGCTGCTGACCTCCTACGAGGACGCGCCACGCATGTTCAAAGGGCTCAAACGCGTGGTGATCGACGAGATCCACGCGCTCGCCGACAGCAAACGCGGCGATCAGCTGATGCTGGCACTGGCGCGACTGCAACGCTTATGTCCGGGCCTGAAACGGGTGGGCCTGTCGGCCACGGTCGAAGACCCCGCAGCCATCGCCCACTTTATGGCACGCCACCCCGATCCTTGCCCGATCCTGCTGGCCGACCCCGGACCGGCGCCCGATATCCAGATGCTGCACACAGACGCGGCCCCGCCGTGGTCCGGCAACGGCGCCGCCTATGCGATCCCTGCGGTGCTCGAACAGGTACGCCAGCATAAAACCACCCTGATCTTCCACAACACCCGCGCCCAAGCCGAGATTTTCTTTCACAACCTCTGGCTTGCCAACGAAGACAGTCTGCCCATCGGTATCCACCACGGCTCTCTTGACCGTCAGCAACGCGAACGGGTCGAAGCCGCGATGGTGCGCGGCGACCTGCGGGCCATTGTCTGCACCGGCAGCCTCGATCTTGGGATCGACTGGGGCGACGTCGATCTTGTGATTCAGATCGGTGCCCCGAAGAATGTGAAACGTCTCGTGCAACGCATCGGGCGCGCTAACCACCGCTACAACGCCCCGTCCAAGGCGCTGCTGGTGCCCGCGAACCGGTTCGAAGTCGTTGAATGCGTTGCCGCGCTAGACGCCGTATTGGCCGGAGAGCTTGACGGCGACCCGCGCGGCCCCGGCCCACGAGACGTATTGTGCCAGCATATCCTGATCACCGCATGCGCCGGTCCCTTCGACGCCGATGCGCTATATGCCGAGGTGACCTCGGCCGGCGCCTACGCGGGCCTTACCCGCGCAGAGTTCGACGCCTGCCTCGATTTCTGCGCCACGGGTGGCTATGCGCTGCGGGCCTATGACAGGTGGCAACGGCTGCTGTATACGGACGGTAAATGGCACCTGCGCGACCCCCGCAGCAGCCAGCGCATCCGCATGAACATCGGCACCATCCAAGATACCGATACGCTAAAGGTCCGGATGAAACGCAATCGCGGCGGCAAACCACTGGGCGAGATCGAAGAGGGCTTTGCTGCATCGCTGAGCGCAGGCGACACATTTCTGATTGGCGGGCAGATCGTCAAATACGAAGGCCTGCGCGAAATGACCGTCGAGGTCAGCCGCTCTGCCGCCAAGAAACCACGCGTTGCCACGTTCATGGGCACGAAATTCGCCACCTCCACCCAGCTTTCGGCCCGCGTGCAACGCATGTTCACCCAAGACAGCTGGCCCGGCCTGCCGCGTCATACTGCCGAATGGCTTGCGCTGCAGCGCGACGTCAGCCAGCTGCCGCAACCGGGGCGCTTGCTGATCGAAAGCTTCCCCCACGATGGCCGCGCCCAAACGGTGTTCTACGGCTTTGCCGGTCGCAACGCGCAACAAACTCTTGGCTTGCTGCTGACCAAACGGATGGAAGAGCTTGGCCTTAACCCTCTGGGTTTTGTCGCCACTGATTATGCCACGCTGATCTGGGGGCTTGATCCGGTTGATGATCCGGCCCCGCTTGTTGATGCCACGGCACTACATGACGGGCTTGACCTTTGGCTGGCGGGCAACGCTGTGATGAAACGCACCTTTCGCGCTGCCGCCACGATCGCTGGGTTGATTGAACGAAACACCCCACAGGCCCGCAAATCAGGCCGTCAGGCGACTTTCAGCTCGGATATTCTCTACGATACACTGCTGAAATACGAACCGGATCACCTGCTGCTCGACATCACCCGCGAAGAGGCGCTACGCGGACTGGTGGACTTTGGCCGCATCGAAGAGATGCTGCACCGGATCAAGGGCCGTATCGATCACCGCAGCCTCGACCGTGTCAGCCCGCTGTCAGCGCCACTGTTTTTGGAAATGGGACGTGTGCCGGTCAAAGGGCAAGCTGAAGAACGCCTTCTAGCCGAGGAATCCGCCCGGTTGATGGAGGCCTCGGGCCTCGCGCAGATCACCCCTGCGCCTGACAATATCCCCCTCAAGCGACGCTAA
- a CDS encoding tetratricopeptide repeat protein, which translates to MRHPILSAVCIAGVVALAGCGKKSGEDTVTRAFQDVNVVDESNLNDVMLTVADPNEAVSYFTRTAQEKPDRIDIQRSLGKSLIRAKRNQEAAVVWGKVAGSKDATADDKIDYADALIRAGDWAKAEKTLDSVPPTHETYNRYRLEAIVADSKQEWDKADSFYEIAIGLTTKPGSVMNNWGYSKLTRGDYQAAERLFGEAVKQDPTLFTAKNNLILARGAQREYSLPPIEMDQTERAQLLHTLALSAIKKGDVETGKGLLRDAISTHPQHFEAAVRSLRALENAA; encoded by the coding sequence ATGCGCCACCCTATCCTATCGGCCGTCTGCATTGCAGGCGTCGTCGCACTAGCAGGCTGCGGCAAAAAATCCGGCGAGGACACAGTGACTCGCGCGTTCCAAGACGTAAACGTCGTGGATGAAAGCAACCTGAATGATGTGATGTTGACTGTCGCGGACCCGAACGAGGCCGTGAGCTATTTCACCCGCACCGCACAGGAAAAGCCCGATCGCATCGACATCCAGCGCAGCCTTGGCAAATCGTTGATCCGCGCCAAGCGCAACCAAGAAGCAGCTGTTGTTTGGGGCAAGGTCGCGGGCTCAAAAGATGCCACCGCCGATGACAAGATCGATTACGCCGATGCGCTGATCCGTGCAGGCGATTGGGCCAAGGCCGAAAAGACACTGGATTCTGTCCCGCCAACCCATGAAACCTATAATCGCTACCGGCTCGAGGCGATCGTCGCCGACAGCAAGCAGGAATGGGACAAGGCCGACAGCTTTTACGAAATCGCCATCGGACTGACCACTAAACCCGGTTCGGTCATGAACAACTGGGGCTATTCCAAGCTCACCCGCGGTGATTATCAGGCGGCAGAACGTCTGTTCGGTGAAGCCGTCAAACAGGATCCGACCCTTTTTACCGCCAAGAACAACCTGATCCTCGCCCGTGGCGCGCAGCGCGAGTACAGCCTGCCGCCGATAGAGATGGACCAGACCGAACGTGCGCAGTTGCTGCATACGCTTGCTTTGTCCGCGATCAAAAAGGGCGATGTTGAAACGGGCAAAGGCTTGCTGCGCGACGCCATCAGCACCCACCCGCAACACTTCGAAGCCGCTGTCCGGTCCCTGCGCGCACTCGAAAACGCAGCCTAG
- a CDS encoding ATPase — protein sequence MNMQKSAVMAPPPPRTILEMKLPVVMMRDIMIKTMFRKNVTMVSELAKAICLPLQVTQELVDLAREQRLLEATGTLNANSGTEMGYQLTDLGKNRALDALAQSEYFGPMPVPLDVYREQVKRQSVRNMQITRARLEAAMGHLVLPPELIGNLGPAVTAGRSILMYGPPGNGKSSISNGIRDALGDKIYVPRAIEYAGQVITVYDPIVHSAAIEEEQDPTSLRRVTRFDTRYVRCERPTVITGGELTLDMLDLVYNPTARTYQAPLQLKSTGGIFIVDDLGRQSEPPQALVNRWIVPLEENKDILALQSGEKFEVPFDTLVVFSTNFHPNEIFDQAALRRIFFKIKIDGPNQEIFLKIFAMVAKKRNIKLDEASLIHLLKTKYPTIDNTFANYQPIFLIDQMIAICDFEGIPHQMRPDLVDRAWANMFVADETIVR from the coding sequence GTGAATATGCAAAAGAGCGCCGTCATGGCCCCTCCTCCGCCACGCACCATCCTAGAGATGAAGCTGCCCGTGGTGATGATGCGCGACATCATGATCAAGACGATGTTCCGCAAGAATGTCACCATGGTCAGCGAGCTTGCCAAAGCCATATGCCTGCCCTTGCAGGTCACGCAGGAATTGGTGGACCTGGCGCGCGAACAACGCCTTCTCGAAGCGACGGGCACACTCAACGCGAATAGCGGCACCGAAATGGGCTACCAGCTGACCGATCTGGGGAAGAACCGCGCGCTGGATGCATTGGCGCAATCGGAATATTTTGGTCCGATGCCAGTGCCGCTTGATGTTTACCGTGAACAGGTCAAACGCCAGTCGGTGCGCAACATGCAGATCACCCGCGCCCGCCTCGAAGCCGCGATGGGCCATCTGGTGCTTCCTCCGGAATTGATTGGCAATCTGGGCCCGGCTGTTACGGCAGGCCGATCCATCTTGATGTACGGCCCCCCCGGCAACGGCAAGTCCAGTATTTCAAACGGAATCCGCGATGCGCTTGGCGACAAGATCTACGTCCCGCGAGCCATCGAATATGCCGGACAGGTGATCACCGTCTACGACCCTATCGTCCACTCCGCTGCGATCGAGGAAGAACAAGACCCGACATCGTTGCGCCGCGTTACCCGCTTTGACACCCGCTATGTCAGATGCGAACGCCCCACCGTGATCACCGGGGGCGAGCTGACGCTTGATATGCTCGATCTTGTCTATAATCCCACCGCACGCACCTATCAGGCACCGCTGCAGCTGAAATCCACGGGCGGCATCTTTATCGTCGACGACCTTGGCCGCCAGTCCGAACCACCGCAGGCATTGGTCAACCGCTGGATCGTGCCACTGGAAGAAAACAAAGACATCCTGGCCCTGCAATCAGGCGAGAAATTCGAAGTGCCCTTCGACACGCTGGTGGTGTTCTCGACCAACTTTCACCCCAATGAAATCTTTGACCAAGCCGCCCTGCGCCGGATCTTTTTCAAGATCAAGATCGATGGCCCCAATCAGGAAATCTTTCTCAAGATTTTTGCCATGGTCGCCAAAAAGCGGAACATCAAGCTCGACGAGGCGTCGCTGATCCACCTGCTAAAAACCAAATACCCCACCATCGACAACACCTTTGCCAACTACCAACCGATTTTCCTGATCGACCAGATGATCGCGATCTGCGACTTCGAAGGCATTCCCCACCAGATGCGCCCCGATCTGGTTGACCGCGCATGGGCCAATATGTTCGTCGCGGATGAAACCATCGTCAGATAG
- a CDS encoding CpaF family protein translates to MFSKYKKPGDVAAATPAPKAKAPAPQQQPEAAVAPKPVSMRRVAQAASVAPQDRDVKRKQRMSEIKLELHRALLENLNLAALEHASEQDLRSEINEISAEILAEKSIVLNREDRIQLNSELYDEVTGLGPLETLLKDDTINDILVNGPQQIFVERDGKLQLTDVTFKDEKHLLRIIDKIVSAVGRRVDESNPYVDARLKDGSRFNAMVPPIAVDGSLVSIRKFKKDKLGIDDLVSFGAFSEEMAAYLQAAVATRLNIIVSGGTGSGKTTTLNALSSFIANDERILTIEDTAELQLQQTHVGRMESRPPNVEGKGEVSPRDCLKNALRMRPDRIIVGETRGEEVIDMLQAMNTGHDGSMTTIHANSARDGVSRLENMIAMAGIEMPLKAVRSQISSAVNLIVQASRLQDGSRRMTSITEITGMEGDVISMQEIFRYQRVGLTPENKIIGHFTGTGVRSHFSERFKMWGYDLPSSIYEPVVVK, encoded by the coding sequence ATGTTCTCGAAGTATAAAAAGCCAGGTGACGTTGCCGCAGCCACACCCGCCCCAAAGGCGAAGGCGCCTGCCCCCCAGCAACAGCCAGAGGCCGCGGTCGCCCCCAAGCCCGTTAGCATGCGCCGCGTGGCCCAAGCCGCATCCGTCGCGCCACAGGATCGCGACGTAAAGCGCAAGCAACGCATGAGCGAGATCAAGCTTGAACTGCACCGCGCCCTACTTGAGAACCTGAACCTTGCAGCTCTTGAACATGCATCTGAACAGGATCTGCGCAGCGAGATCAACGAAATCTCTGCAGAAATTCTGGCCGAGAAATCCATCGTCCTGAACCGCGAAGACCGGATTCAGCTGAACTCCGAACTCTATGACGAGGTGACCGGCCTTGGCCCGCTGGAAACGCTGCTGAAAGACGACACCATCAACGATATTCTGGTGAACGGGCCCCAGCAGATTTTTGTCGAACGTGACGGCAAACTGCAGCTGACCGACGTGACATTTAAGGATGAAAAGCACCTGCTGCGCATCATCGACAAAATCGTGTCCGCCGTTGGCCGTCGTGTCGACGAAAGCAACCCTTACGTCGATGCGCGCTTGAAAGACGGCTCGCGTTTCAACGCCATGGTGCCGCCGATTGCCGTGGACGGCAGCCTTGTGTCCATTCGTAAGTTCAAAAAAGACAAACTGGGCATCGACGATCTGGTGAGCTTTGGTGCCTTCTCGGAAGAGATGGCCGCCTATCTTCAAGCCGCCGTGGCCACCCGCCTGAACATCATCGTATCGGGTGGTACAGGGTCCGGCAAAACCACCACGCTGAACGCACTGTCCTCTTTCATTGCGAACGACGAACGCATCCTGACCATCGAAGACACCGCCGAACTTCAACTGCAACAGACCCACGTGGGCCGCATGGAAAGCCGCCCGCCCAACGTCGAAGGCAAAGGCGAAGTATCTCCGCGCGATTGTCTCAAAAACGCTCTGCGGATGCGTCCGGACCGGATCATCGTCGGCGAGACACGTGGCGAGGAAGTCATCGACATGCTGCAGGCCATGAACACCGGCCACGACGGGTCGATGACCACAATCCACGCCAACTCTGCCCGCGACGGTGTGAGCCGTCTGGAAAACATGATTGCGATGGCCGGTATCGAAATGCCGTTGAAAGCGGTGCGCAGCCAGATTTCATCGGCTGTGAACCTGATTGTTCAAGCGTCGCGTTTGCAAGACGGCTCGCGTCGTATGACATCGATCACCGAAATCACCGGTATGGAAGGTGATGTTATCTCGATGCAGGAAATCTTTCGGTACCAACGCGTCGGCCTGACACCCGAGAACAAGATCATCGGCCATTTCACCGGCACCGGCGTGCGCAGCCACTTCTCTGAACGCTTCAAAATGTGGGGCTATGACCTGCCGTCGTCCATCTACGAACCCGTTGTGGTCAAGTAA
- a CDS encoding type II secretion system F family protein produces the protein MSAEPIIYGLIFIGVLVLVEGLYLVAFGKSISLNSKVNRRLEMLEKGAGREEVLDKLRKEMQQHMDNKSIPIYSMLAAKAQKAAIAFAPKQLIMIMAGLSVVAFLGLTIGTSTEVPVRILISVGIGVGAVYFWISSKAKKRMDLIEEQLPDAVELMVRSLRVGHPFTSAISIVSKEIQDPLASEFGVIADETAYGRDIGEALKDMAERLDMQDMRFLAVAVTIQQQSGGNLAEILAGLAKVIRARFRLFRRVRAITAEAKWSGKFLSAFPVVALIVIRLGDPHYYDEVMTHPLFVPGCIAVVVFLSLNLIVMRKLTDIKV, from the coding sequence ATGAGCGCAGAACCCATTATCTATGGCCTGATCTTTATCGGTGTCCTTGTGCTGGTCGAAGGGCTGTACCTGGTCGCCTTCGGTAAATCCATCAGCCTCAACAGCAAGGTCAACCGCCGGCTGGAAATGTTGGAAAAAGGGGCCGGCCGCGAAGAGGTTCTGGACAAGCTGCGCAAGGAAATGCAGCAGCATATGGATAACAAATCCATTCCCATCTATTCAATGCTCGCCGCAAAAGCGCAAAAAGCCGCGATTGCCTTTGCGCCAAAACAGCTAATCATGATTATGGCCGGGCTGTCCGTTGTCGCCTTTTTGGGCCTGACCATCGGTACCAGCACCGAAGTCCCCGTGCGTATCCTGATCTCTGTCGGCATCGGGGTCGGGGCGGTTTATTTCTGGATCTCGTCCAAAGCTAAAAAGCGCATGGACCTGATCGAAGAACAATTGCCTGATGCGGTCGAACTGATGGTGCGGTCGCTGCGTGTCGGCCACCCGTTCACAAGCGCCATCTCTATTGTCTCCAAGGAAATCCAGGACCCGCTTGCGTCGGAATTCGGGGTGATCGCGGATGAAACCGCCTATGGCCGCGACATTGGCGAGGCGCTCAAGGATATGGCCGAACGGCTTGATATGCAGGATATGCGCTTCCTTGCGGTTGCGGTGACCATCCAGCAGCAATCCGGCGGTAACCTCGCTGAGATTCTCGCGGGGCTGGCCAAGGTGATCCGCGCCCGTTTCCGCCTGTTCCGCCGCGTACGTGCCATCACGGCCGAAGCGAAATGGTCGGGCAAGTTCCTTTCAGCCTTCCCCGTTGTTGCGCTGATCGTGATCAGACTTGGCGACCCGCATTACTATGACGAAGTCATGACCCACCCGCTGTTCGTTCCCGGCTGCATTGCCGTGGTCGTGTTCCTGTCGCTTAACCTCATCGTCATGCGCAAGCTGACCGATATTAAAGTCTAA
- a CDS encoding tetratricopeptide repeat protein — protein sequence MTLIAGLAACSAGGLFALGGERTTSDSPFAPGVNTRKDAEDGVEVAHRLMHAGEYELAIRAFNRAALASELNAEILSGLGSANLGLGRLGQAESLLRDAVEKDETHPEVWNNLGVVLMESGKLAEAQLTFRKAYALDNGESDAIRDNLRLALAKSENSVTIPEQEDSYKLVRRGSGDYLVRPAS from the coding sequence ATGACCTTGATCGCCGGACTGGCCGCTTGCTCTGCAGGCGGTCTTTTCGCGTTGGGGGGCGAACGCACCACATCTGACAGCCCCTTTGCCCCCGGCGTTAACACCCGCAAAGACGCCGAAGACGGGGTAGAGGTCGCCCACCGTTTGATGCACGCCGGTGAATACGAACTCGCAATCCGCGCTTTTAATCGTGCCGCGCTCGCCTCTGAACTAAATGCCGAAATCCTGTCGGGTCTGGGCAGCGCCAATCTGGGACTGGGGCGTTTGGGCCAGGCCGAAAGCCTGCTGCGAGATGCCGTCGAAAAGGATGAAACTCACCCCGAGGTCTGGAATAATCTTGGCGTTGTGCTGATGGAAAGCGGCAAACTCGCCGAAGCCCAACTGACCTTCCGTAAGGCATATGCTCTCGATAATGGCGAAAGTGACGCAATCCGTGACAATTTACGCTTAGCACTCGCAAAATCGGAAAACTCTGTTACGATCCCAGAGCAAGAAGACAGTTATAAATTGGTGCGGCGCGGCTCGGGGGACTATCTGGTTCGGCCAGCATCATGA
- a CDS encoding prepilin peptidase — translation MEITSYAALWFLPFALPLCAYTIYTDLAFMRITNVTVIALAGVFVIIGPIVLPFDSYLWHLLAMAMALVVGIFMNAGGLMGAGDAKFIAAATPFFALGDLQFLMALFMTTLIAAYIIHRAAKYSPLRKLAPQWVSWHEAKKFPMGLALGTVLGAYLMLGAYFGA, via the coding sequence GTGGAGATCACCAGCTATGCCGCGCTTTGGTTTTTACCCTTCGCGCTGCCGCTTTGCGCCTATACGATCTATACCGATCTCGCCTTTATGCGGATCACCAACGTCACGGTGATCGCGCTGGCCGGCGTGTTTGTCATCATCGGCCCCATCGTCCTACCGTTTGACAGCTATCTTTGGCACCTGCTGGCGATGGCCATGGCGCTCGTGGTGGGAATCTTTATGAACGCAGGTGGGCTGATGGGTGCAGGCGATGCGAAATTCATTGCTGCGGCCACCCCGTTCTTCGCGCTCGGGGATCTTCAGTTTCTGATGGCGCTTTTCATGACCACGCTGATCGCGGCCTATATCATTCATCGCGCTGCCAAATACTCCCCCCTGCGCAAGCTCGCGCCGCAGTGGGTCAGCTGGCATGAAGCCAAAAAATTCCCAATGGGTCTCGCGCTTGGCACTGTGCTTGGCGCATATTTAATGCTCGGTGCCTACTTCGGGGCCTGA
- a CDS encoding AAA family ATPase, giving the protein MSSHIPQIDAPQIIACTVSRDVQNFDLLIEDMESALGEAWGDLGFSESLAFFSQPEAATLELIALALDSKDEENLPMMSEIIAQAKARHIKVILIAEDMSPASLHSLLRQGADEFVPYPLPEGELASTIIRLRASPEPMVAPAETGPKLKPGTQKDGAVIVVHGLAGGTGATSLAVNLAWELATSDKKNPPKVCLLDLDLQFGAVATYLDLPRREVVYDMLIETDAMDEESFGQALLTYEEKLQVLTAPADMLPLDLITSEDVTRILDMARNQFDYVVVDMPSTLVQWTETVLTNAHVYFAMLELDMRCAQNALRFKRALQSEDLPIEKLRYVMNRAPKFTDLNAKARVKRMAESLGISIDVQLPDGGKQVTQANDHGLPLATTAAKNPLRREIAKLAGSIHDLKADEAKAA; this is encoded by the coding sequence ATGAGCAGCCATATACCACAGATTGACGCGCCACAGATCATCGCGTGCACCGTCAGCCGGGATGTGCAGAACTTTGACCTGCTGATCGAAGATATGGAATCAGCTTTGGGCGAGGCCTGGGGCGATCTGGGCTTCTCTGAAAGTCTTGCGTTTTTCAGCCAACCCGAAGCGGCGACGCTTGAACTTATTGCGCTGGCGCTCGATTCGAAAGACGAAGAGAACCTGCCAATGATGTCCGAGATCATCGCGCAGGCAAAAGCACGTCATATCAAAGTGATCCTGATCGCCGAAGACATGTCCCCCGCCTCGCTCCATTCGTTGTTGCGCCAGGGCGCGGATGAATTTGTCCCCTACCCTCTACCCGAAGGTGAATTGGCCTCGACTATAATTCGTCTGCGCGCCTCCCCCGAACCTATGGTGGCACCCGCGGAGACAGGCCCCAAGCTGAAACCCGGCACCCAGAAGGATGGTGCTGTGATCGTGGTGCACGGACTGGCCGGCGGCACCGGTGCCACCAGCCTTGCGGTGAACCTTGCATGGGAACTGGCGACATCTGACAAAAAGAACCCGCCCAAAGTGTGCTTGCTTGATCTTGACCTGCAATTCGGGGCCGTGGCGACCTATCTGGACCTGCCGCGTCGCGAAGTGGTCTATGATATGCTGATCGAAACCGACGCGATGGACGAGGAAAGCTTTGGTCAAGCCCTGCTGACCTACGAAGAAAAGCTCCAGGTTTTGACCGCCCCTGCCGACATGCTGCCGCTTGATTTGATCACCTCGGAAGATGTGACACGGATCCTGGATATGGCGCGCAATCAGTTCGATTATGTGGTCGTCGATATGCCCTCGACGCTGGTGCAGTGGACGGAAACCGTACTGACCAATGCACATGTCTATTTTGCCATGCTCGAACTGGATATGCGCTGCGCCCAAAACGCCCTGCGCTTCAAACGTGCCCTGCAATCCGAAGACCTTCCTATCGAAAAGCTGCGGTATGTCATGAACCGCGCGCCGAAGTTCACCGACCTGAACGCCAAAGCGCGCGTCAAACGGATGGCAGAGAGCCTAGGGATTTCGATCGATGTGCAACTGCCCGATGGCGGCAAACAGGTAACCCAAGCCAACGACCACGGTCTGCCGCTGGCCACCACCGCCGCGAAAAACCCCCTGCGCCGCGAGATCGCCAAGCTCGCCGGTTCGATCCACGATCTCAAGGCTGACGAAGCCAAAGCCGCCTGA